A region from the Streptomyces lydicus genome encodes:
- a CDS encoding DUF3037 domain-containing protein, whose product MAGRTAGTEGGEVTGLHNGRDVFEYALLKVVPRVERGEMINAGVVVYCHARRFVEARTHLDEARLLALDPTTDVAGVRAALGAVEGVCQGGERAGQAAGEDAGRRFRWLMAPRSTIVQPGPVHTGLTVDPAAEVERLMELLVR is encoded by the coding sequence ATGGCTGGCCGCACGGCTGGTACGGAGGGCGGTGAAGTGACCGGTCTGCACAACGGGCGCGACGTTTTCGAGTACGCGCTGCTGAAGGTCGTACCCCGGGTCGAGCGCGGCGAGATGATCAATGCCGGTGTGGTCGTGTACTGCCACGCCCGGCGCTTCGTCGAGGCCAGGACCCATCTGGACGAGGCCCGGCTGCTGGCCCTGGATCCCACGACCGACGTGGCCGGGGTGCGCGCCGCGCTCGGTGCCGTCGAGGGCGTCTGCCAGGGCGGCGAGCGGGCCGGACAGGCGGCGGGGGAGGACGCGGGACGTCGTTTCCGCTGGCTGATGGCGCCGCGCAGCACCATCGTCCAGCCGGGCCCGGTGCACACCGGCCTGACCGTCGATCCCGCTGCCGAGGTCGAGCGGCTGATGGAGCTGTTGGTGCGCTGA
- a CDS encoding HipA family kinase, translating into MLTEVTATRYVTPLREGGSLPGIVEADDLGTYVMKFTGAGQGRKTLVAEVICGELGRRLGLRVPELVRMQLDPVIGLGEPDQEVQELLKASGGLNLGMDYLPGSLGFDPLAFEVSAREAGRVVWFDALVNNVDRSWRNPNLLVWHGELWLIDHGAAMIWHHNWPSAQKASARPYNASDHVLATFGPDIAAAAEEFVPLITEELLAEIAAEVPDEWLADEQGFDSPDALRQAYVSTLLARAGTISERITLGEPTGDKPSQVPEWLAARLVRRAVK; encoded by the coding sequence GTGCTTACAGAGGTGACAGCGACTCGCTATGTCACGCCGTTGCGTGAAGGCGGATCGCTTCCGGGGATCGTCGAGGCCGACGACCTCGGTACCTACGTCATGAAGTTCACCGGTGCCGGGCAGGGGCGGAAGACGCTCGTTGCCGAGGTGATCTGCGGCGAGCTGGGCCGGCGGCTCGGGCTGCGGGTGCCGGAGCTGGTGCGGATGCAGCTCGATCCCGTCATCGGGCTGGGGGAGCCGGACCAGGAGGTGCAGGAGCTGCTGAAGGCCAGCGGGGGGCTCAATCTGGGGATGGACTACCTCCCCGGGTCGCTGGGCTTCGATCCGCTCGCCTTCGAGGTGAGCGCGCGCGAGGCGGGCCGTGTGGTGTGGTTCGACGCCCTGGTCAACAACGTCGACCGGTCCTGGCGCAACCCCAATCTGCTGGTCTGGCACGGCGAACTGTGGCTGATCGACCACGGTGCGGCGATGATCTGGCACCACAACTGGCCGAGCGCGCAGAAGGCTTCGGCCCGGCCGTACAACGCCTCCGACCACGTGCTGGCCACCTTCGGGCCGGATATCGCGGCGGCGGCCGAGGAGTTCGTTCCGCTGATCACCGAGGAGCTGCTGGCCGAGATCGCGGCCGAGGTGCCGGACGAATGGCTGGCCGACGAGCAGGGCTTTGATTCCCCGGACGCGCTGCGCCAGGCCTATGTGAGCACGCTGCTGGCCCGCGCCGGGACGATCAGCGAGCGGATCACCCTCGGGGAGCCCACCGGGGACAAGCCCTCGCAGGTGCCGGAATGGCTGGCCGCACGGCTGGTACGGAGGGCGGTGAAGTGA